A section of the Syntrophorhabdaceae bacterium genome encodes:
- a CDS encoding efflux RND transporter periplasmic adaptor subunit yields the protein MFRAMFMLAAALILLTFPGGCSKKEKPHERVAGVTAMKITPADTPVAFEFVAQTQSSHEVEIRARVNAFLEKRTYTEGTIVKKGSTLFLMDKKPFQTQVNAAAAALARQKASHEVARMNLERVKPLAEQNALSQKDLDDAKGNFESTGAAVEQAKAQLEMEKLNLSYCTITAPVTGITGAAMIQDGAYVSTMNNQLTTVSVLSPMWVNFSISENDMKRFSDRVASGQIIPPENHNYDVEIVLVDGSVFPETGRITFAAPSFNAKTGTFLIRSSVKNTKGDLRPNQYVRARMKGAVRRNAVLVPQRAIQQGAKGHFVWVINKEGKAEFRPVTVGDWYGNDVFIDGGLRAGEQVVVDGVLSVRQGEPVEIKPAAPVPGAKPGEPAPAVKVDTTPAKPGATPSQPASTPSKPGAKPADSATPKPGAKPADSGTAGGTKQGR from the coding sequence ATGTTCCGGGCAATGTTCATGCTCGCCGCCGCACTGATCCTCCTGACTTTTCCAGGCGGCTGCTCAAAGAAAGAGAAACCCCATGAACGGGTGGCAGGGGTCACCGCAATGAAGATCACCCCCGCGGACACGCCCGTTGCCTTCGAATTTGTCGCACAGACACAGAGCTCCCACGAGGTGGAGATCCGTGCCCGGGTCAACGCATTCCTTGAAAAGAGGACCTACACCGAAGGAACCATTGTCAAAAAGGGAAGCACCCTCTTTCTCATGGACAAAAAACCCTTCCAGACCCAGGTAAACGCGGCGGCGGCGGCGCTTGCCAGGCAGAAGGCCTCCCACGAGGTCGCCCGCATGAATCTGGAGCGCGTCAAACCCCTTGCGGAACAGAACGCCCTCTCGCAGAAGGACCTCGATGACGCCAAGGGCAACTTCGAATCCACCGGAGCGGCGGTCGAGCAGGCAAAGGCGCAGCTGGAGATGGAGAAGCTCAATCTGTCCTATTGCACAATAACCGCCCCGGTGACAGGCATTACCGGCGCCGCCATGATACAGGACGGGGCCTATGTCAGTACGATGAATAACCAGCTGACAACGGTATCCGTCCTCTCTCCGATGTGGGTGAACTTCAGCATATCCGAGAATGACATGAAGAGATTCTCCGATCGCGTTGCCAGCGGGCAGATCATCCCTCCGGAAAATCACAATTATGACGTCGAGATCGTCCTTGTCGACGGCAGCGTTTTTCCCGAAACAGGCCGCATCACCTTTGCGGCTCCTTCCTTCAATGCAAAGACGGGTACCTTTCTCATCCGTTCGAGTGTGAAGAATACGAAAGGCGACCTCCGTCCCAACCAGTATGTACGGGCACGCATGAAAGGGGCCGTCCGTCGCAATGCCGTCCTCGTGCCGCAAAGGGCGATACAGCAGGGTGCAAAGGGACATTTTGTATGGGTCATCAACAAGGAGGGGAAAGCCGAGTTCCGTCCCGTCACCGTCGGTGACTGGTACGGGAATGACGTATTCATCGACGGCGGCCTGCGGGCCGGCGAACAAGTGGTCGTTGACGGCGTCCTATCCGTTCGCCAGGGTGAGCCTGTAGAGATCAAGCCAGCAGCCCCGGTGCCCGGCGCGAAGCCGGGGGAGCCAGCTCCCGCGGTGAAGGTCGACACGACCCCTGCAAAGCCCGGCGCAACACCATCACAGCCTGCTTCGACTCCTTCCAAGCCCGGCGCGAAGCCGGCTGATTCCGCGACACCAAAGCCCGGCGCGAAGCCGGCTGATTCCGGAACAGCCGGGGGCACGAAGCAAGGGAGGTAG
- a CDS encoding MFS transporter, whose amino-acid sequence MQNKLWSKEFTAIISATLLMAWAFYALMPTLPIYLIGNLGMTQGNVGMIMAAFSIPAILIRPLAGHILDNHPRFLVLILSLILSTAGYGFYPLVTGVAAMVFLRLVHGAIWGICSSANATIVADTVPSMRLGEGIGIFALCIPVGMTIGPMFGVEVLERYGPEAMFLSLLCVSLLSVIIITFSRTPSKTIVKTRLSFRNLLHKKSLLFSSCMFFIMIAYGAVIIFVGIYAGQRGFSNVTAFFLCFSASIFFSRLFLGRLFDKGYFVSLVLSGLILTAAGISLLGLAPGPSHFLAAGVFSGFGFGILMPTCQAAVNNLADHRERGAANSTYLASYDLGVSVGSLLIGFLADDIPLGRIYVYCSFLVLLSAAIFVFAAIPHYRRHTSGGRRQDAGAA is encoded by the coding sequence ATGCAGAACAAGCTCTGGTCGAAAGAATTCACAGCTATAATCTCGGCGACTTTACTCATGGCGTGGGCGTTCTATGCGCTTATGCCGACACTGCCCATCTACCTCATCGGAAATCTGGGTATGACCCAGGGAAACGTGGGGATGATAATGGCTGCATTTTCAATCCCGGCTATCCTCATTCGTCCGCTTGCAGGCCATATTCTCGACAATCATCCCCGGTTTCTGGTGCTCATTCTCTCCCTCATCCTTTCGACGGCTGGATATGGCTTCTATCCCCTGGTCACCGGGGTGGCCGCAATGGTTTTCCTGAGACTCGTCCACGGCGCCATCTGGGGGATATGTTCTTCGGCGAACGCAACCATCGTCGCTGATACCGTACCTTCCATGCGGTTGGGCGAAGGGATAGGCATCTTTGCCCTGTGCATCCCGGTGGGAATGACCATCGGCCCCATGTTCGGTGTTGAGGTGTTGGAAAGGTACGGTCCTGAGGCGATGTTCCTTTCCCTTCTCTGCGTTTCTCTCCTTTCGGTTATCATAATCACTTTTTCGAGAACACCATCGAAGACGATCGTGAAAACGAGACTCTCGTTCAGGAACCTCCTCCACAAGAAATCCCTTCTCTTTTCATCATGTATGTTCTTCATCATGATCGCCTACGGGGCCGTAATCATCTTTGTCGGCATCTATGCCGGACAGAGAGGTTTCTCCAACGTCACCGCATTCTTTCTGTGCTTTTCGGCATCCATCTTTTTTTCGAGGCTCTTCCTTGGCAGGCTCTTCGACAAAGGATATTTCGTCTCGCTGGTCCTTTCCGGCCTCATATTGACCGCGGCCGGCATATCATTACTCGGGCTTGCGCCTGGTCCAAGCCACTTTCTCGCAGCGGGGGTCTTCAGCGGCTTTGGTTTCGGCATACTAATGCCGACATGCCAGGCCGCCGTCAACAACCTCGCGGACCACCGCGAAAGAGGGGCGGCAAATTCCACGTACCTCGCCTCCTACGATCTTGGAGTGAGCGTCGGTTCCCTTCTTATCGGTTTTCTTGCCGATGACATCCCTCTCGGCAGGATCTACGTATACTGTTCCTTTCTGGTCCTGCTGTCAGCGGCCATATTCGTGTTTGCGGCTATCCCGCATTATCGCCGCCACACGTCCGGCGGGCGCCGGCAAGACGCGGGGGCTGCCTGA
- a CDS encoding winged helix-turn-helix transcriptional regulator — protein MDIKKLILAGLNEKGRIKATDVMRETGFSRPYVHRFLRELVEEGKIALVGKANRAHYVASGASGRGAGKAQGETVRLHRMLRKTGLREDAVLEGIKREEKLYDGISSNIAEVFTYAFTEILNNAIEHSGSEMVDIVVSRDVMRLSFDISDRGIGIFNNIMKKKGLASIMEAIQDLLKGKETTAPAFHSGEGIFFTSKIADRFIIRSFGKRLTFDNEVGEMFVKDVKRPILGTKVFFSVRLAAKKYLKDIEKSSRFQVPGPRLRK, from the coding sequence GTGGATATAAAGAAACTCATCCTTGCGGGTCTCAACGAGAAGGGCAGGATCAAGGCAACCGATGTTATGAGGGAGACCGGTTTTTCCCGGCCCTACGTCCACAGATTTCTCAGGGAGCTTGTTGAGGAAGGCAAGATCGCACTCGTCGGCAAGGCCAACCGGGCGCACTATGTGGCATCCGGGGCGTCCGGCCGGGGGGCCGGGAAGGCCCAGGGGGAAACGGTCAGGCTCCATCGCATGTTGCGCAAGACGGGCCTGAGGGAAGACGCCGTTCTGGAAGGTATAAAGAGGGAGGAAAAGCTCTACGATGGTATTTCCTCGAACATCGCGGAGGTATTCACATACGCCTTCACGGAGATCCTCAACAACGCGATAGAACATTCCGGTTCGGAGATGGTCGACATTGTTGTTTCCAGAGATGTGATGCGCCTGTCTTTCGACATATCCGACAGGGGGATAGGGATCTTCAACAATATCATGAAGAAGAAAGGCCTCGCGTCGATCATGGAGGCGATCCAGGACCTGCTTAAGGGAAAGGAGACGACGGCGCCGGCATTTCACAGCGGCGAAGGGATCTTCTTCACATCAAAGATCGCCGATCGCTTCATCATAAGGAGCTTTGGCAAAAGACTCACCTTCGACAACGAGGTGGGGGAGATGTTCGTGAAGGATGTCAAAAGACCCATCCTGGGCACCAAAGTGTTCTTTTCCGTCAGGCTCGCCGCGAAGAAATACCTGAAGGACATCGAAAAAAGTTCCAGGTTCCAGGTTCCAGGTCCAAGGTTAAGAAAATGA
- a CDS encoding aminotransferase class V-fold PLP-dependent enzyme, with the protein MSKFIYLDNAATTFPKPASVLGKMVETYGRIGVSPGRGSYDRAAEAEEFVGDTRRRTARFFGSPDPDRVIFTANATDALNIALQGLLHPGDHVVSTRLEHNSVLRPLYHLRRKGVIEYDLVPFDGKGFVDPRDIAAAIRPNTKLVVITHASNVLGTIQPIREISGRCAEVGVPLLVDAAQSAGAIPIDMEVWGVAGLVFTGHKSMLAPTGIGGLVLGRQMDEIEPSRFGGTGVDSANPVHTGDFPYRLEAGTLNLMGIIGLSEGLEFLQDVGMETIHTGEMELLKKLRDGLASVDGIELYGAQDLSRHVGLLTANVRGMDPDDVGAILDGDFNIAVRVGLHCAPLVHETLGTFPSGSIRFSIGPFNSGEDIDRTLEAMTEIARQGRRT; encoded by the coding sequence ATGTCGAAATTTATCTATCTGGACAACGCGGCGACGACCTTTCCCAAGCCGGCATCGGTCCTGGGGAAGATGGTGGAAACCTATGGCAGGATAGGTGTATCCCCCGGCAGGGGAAGCTACGACCGTGCCGCCGAGGCAGAGGAATTCGTCGGGGACACAAGACGCAGAACGGCCCGCTTCTTCGGCTCCCCGGACCCCGACAGGGTCATCTTTACCGCGAATGCCACCGACGCGCTGAATATTGCCCTGCAGGGTCTGCTCCATCCGGGGGACCACGTGGTGTCCACCAGGCTCGAGCACAACTCCGTCCTTAGACCGCTTTATCATCTGCGCCGCAAGGGCGTCATAGAGTACGACCTTGTTCCCTTCGACGGGAAGGGCTTTGTCGATCCCCGTGACATAGCCGCGGCCATTCGGCCCAACACGAAGCTTGTCGTGATCACCCATGCGTCCAACGTTCTGGGTACCATCCAGCCCATTCGGGAAATAAGCGGGCGCTGCGCCGAAGTCGGTGTGCCGCTCCTCGTCGATGCCGCCCAGAGCGCCGGCGCCATACCGATCGATATGGAGGTCTGGGGGGTGGCGGGACTTGTTTTCACAGGTCACAAATCAATGCTTGCCCCGACGGGCATAGGCGGCCTGGTGCTCGGTCGACAGATGGATGAAATAGAACCTTCCCGTTTCGGCGGCACAGGTGTCGATTCGGCAAACCCGGTTCACACGGGGGACTTTCCCTACAGGCTGGAAGCAGGCACCCTTAACCTCATGGGTATTATCGGCCTTTCTGAAGGCCTTGAGTTTCTTCAAGACGTTGGAATGGAAACGATTCATACCGGCGAAATGGAACTGCTGAAGAAGCTTCGCGACGGGTTGGCTTCAGTCGACGGGATTGAACTGTACGGTGCACAGGACCTCTCCCGCCACGTCGGGCTCCTGACGGCCAATGTTCGGGGCATGGACCCCGATGATGTGGGGGCCATTCTGGACGGCGACTTCAATATAGCAGTCAGGGTAGGGCTCCACTGCGCCCCGCTTGTTCACGAGACCCTCGGCACCTTTCCCTCCGGCAGCATCCGTTTCAGCATCGGACCTTTCAACAGCGGCGAAGATATAGACAGAACCCTGGAGGCCATGACCGAGATCGCAAGGCAGGGAAGACGCACGTGA
- a CDS encoding CHAT domain-containing protein: MRFLRFAAVFFPAVITAMMLLPNSLPGQSGEDTSTLTAQIDQLKKEGRFQEAIPLAVRLLAVNESIHGPDDPNIAAAASNLANLYRVTGRFTEAEPLFRRALAIQERAPRGPDRPPVAQILMFLARIYNQTGRFTEAEPLLERALEIRQRAGIRRPEAIAFNLVLLAEAYHHNGRQAESETLIKRALEIWDRNQDLPPEAITFSLTLIAKLYRESGRYAEAEPLIKRSLEICEGSLGANHPNVAFGLTNLAIVYRNTGRYTEMESLYKRALAIWEKSLGENHPAVSVALNNLGFYYGAHDKHPEAHASFKRSLDIQDSLRESIFTLLTEKQKLSYMKTQELGIYGYVSHALSLPPRGSQTAVIDVFNAWLRWKGSVMEAQGRYMDALSASDDPKVRATFNELTAVNRDIARLQLAGPGKMAPEEYAGKMSELQEKKGSIEPELMAGSMDFMLQKKARTADIKTLSSTLSRDTVYLDYAKVTLFDFRKKQWAEPHYLLFLFIPGDADEIRLLDMGASERVDRHIRAYLGEMARAKSEGALPSEKELKVQASILYDLLIKPVELSIKGKGRLLISPDGNLNLIPFETLMNSTGSYLIEDFLISYVGAGRDMVKFARPSLSGGESLIMADPDYDLGQKEMDRTKASANVRTASIRGHISRDASGMRFHRLPDTKQEADAIEKILRNKFGQKVSNQQNRKAMEYILFGMSSPRILHLATHGYFLTEEETKRPEQIPEFSSTGNPLQDLPDTIENPMLRSGIVLAGANTSLQEGRDEGMVTAEKVLGLDLKGTDLVVLSACQTGVGDIQGGEGVFGLKRAFILSGAKTLVMSLWSVPSRETVDLMTTFYTLLSEGKTPSQALRQSKLALMKQKPHPFFWGAFVLTGSP; encoded by the coding sequence GTGAGGTTCCTTCGGTTCGCTGCAGTCTTCTTTCCCGCCGTCATAACCGCAATGATGCTTCTTCCGAACTCGTTGCCGGGCCAGTCCGGCGAAGATACCTCAACACTTACCGCACAGATAGATCAGCTCAAGAAGGAAGGAAGGTTTCAGGAGGCCATCCCTCTCGCGGTTCGGCTTCTTGCTGTCAATGAATCGATTCATGGTCCGGATGATCCCAATATTGCGGCGGCGGCGAGCAACCTCGCTAACCTCTATCGGGTGACGGGACGCTTCACCGAGGCGGAGCCTCTCTTCAGGCGCGCCCTCGCCATACAGGAAAGGGCCCCCCGCGGTCCAGACCGTCCCCCCGTTGCCCAGATCCTCATGTTCCTCGCCAGGATATACAACCAGACGGGACGCTTCACGGAGGCGGAACCCCTCCTCGAACGCGCCCTGGAGATCCGTCAGAGAGCCGGGATACGCCGTCCTGAGGCCATCGCCTTCAATCTGGTCCTGCTGGCCGAAGCCTATCACCACAACGGTCGCCAGGCCGAATCGGAGACCTTGATAAAGAGAGCCTTGGAGATATGGGACAGAAACCAGGATCTCCCTCCCGAAGCGATCACGTTCTCCCTCACCCTCATAGCCAAGCTCTATCGCGAAAGCGGCCGCTACGCCGAGGCGGAGCCTCTTATCAAACGCTCTCTTGAGATATGCGAAGGATCCCTCGGCGCAAACCATCCCAATGTCGCCTTCGGTCTCACCAATCTGGCCATCGTCTATCGAAACACCGGCCGGTATACCGAGATGGAGTCCCTCTATAAGCGCGCCCTCGCTATCTGGGAAAAAAGCCTCGGCGAAAACCACCCTGCCGTGAGCGTGGCCCTCAACAACCTCGGTTTTTACTATGGGGCCCACGACAAGCATCCCGAGGCCCATGCTTCCTTCAAAAGGTCGCTGGATATTCAGGATTCGCTCCGTGAGTCCATCTTCACGCTTCTTACGGAAAAGCAGAAACTCTCCTATATGAAAACACAGGAACTGGGCATCTATGGATATGTGAGCCATGCCCTCAGCCTCCCCCCGCGCGGCAGTCAAACCGCCGTCATCGATGTTTTCAACGCCTGGCTGAGATGGAAGGGTTCCGTCATGGAGGCCCAGGGACGCTATATGGACGCATTGAGCGCTTCCGATGACCCAAAGGTGCGAGCGACATTCAACGAGTTGACAGCGGTGAACAGGGATATTGCCCGGCTCCAATTGGCCGGACCCGGAAAGATGGCGCCTGAGGAATATGCGGGGAAGATGTCTGAACTGCAAGAGAAAAAGGGGTCTATCGAACCGGAGCTTATGGCCGGGAGCATGGACTTCATGCTGCAGAAGAAAGCACGGACAGCGGATATCAAGACCCTGTCATCAACTCTTTCCCGCGACACGGTCTACCTCGACTACGCGAAGGTCACCCTCTTCGACTTCAGGAAGAAACAGTGGGCAGAGCCCCACTATCTGCTCTTCCTTTTCATTCCGGGAGATGCCGATGAGATCCGGCTCCTGGATATGGGCGCAAGTGAACGGGTGGACAGGCACATACGTGCATACCTCGGGGAGATGGCAAGGGCAAAGTCCGAAGGTGCCCTGCCGAGTGAAAAAGAACTTAAGGTCCAGGCATCGATCCTGTATGATCTTCTGATCAAACCCGTCGAGCTTTCCATAAAGGGGAAAGGACGCCTCCTTATAAGCCCCGACGGGAACCTCAACCTCATCCCCTTTGAAACCCTGATGAATTCCACCGGTTCCTATCTCATAGAGGACTTTCTCATCAGCTACGTCGGTGCCGGAAGGGACATGGTCAAGTTCGCAAGACCTTCCCTCAGCGGCGGGGAATCGCTGATAATGGCCGACCCCGACTATGACCTGGGGCAGAAAGAGATGGACAGGACAAAGGCATCCGCCAATGTCAGGACGGCTTCGATAAGGGGCCACATCTCACGGGATGCGAGCGGCATGCGTTTCCATCGCCTTCCCGACACGAAGCAGGAGGCGGACGCCATCGAAAAGATCCTGCGGAACAAGTTCGGACAGAAGGTATCGAACCAGCAGAACAGGAAGGCGATGGAATACATCCTTTTCGGCATGTCGTCCCCCAGGATCCTTCACCTCGCTACTCACGGGTACTTTCTCACTGAAGAAGAGACGAAGCGGCCCGAACAGATACCGGAGTTCTCATCAACGGGCAATCCTTTGCAGGACCTTCCCGACACTATCGAGAACCCCATGCTGCGCTCGGGAATAGTCCTCGCCGGAGCCAATACTTCACTTCAGGAGGGCCGGGACGAAGGGATGGTCACGGCTGAGAAAGTCCTCGGGCTCGATCTCAAAGGCACGGACCTTGTAGTCCTGTCCGCCTGCCAGACGGGTGTCGGGGATATCCAAGGCGGGGAGGGTGTGTTCGGCCTCAAGAGGGCCTTCATCCTTTCAGGGGCAAAAACCCTCGTCATGAGCCTCTGGAGCGTCCCTTCCCGGGAGACGGTGGACCTCATGACCACTTTCTACACGCTTCTTTCAGAGGGAAAGACCCCGTCCCAGGCCTTAAGACAGTCCAAGCTGGCCTTGATGAAGCAAAAGCCCCATCCTTTTTTCTGGGGGGCCTTCGTCTTGACAGGCTCACCCTAG
- a CDS encoding TusE/DsrC/DsvC family sulfur relay protein: protein MNYPSEPGQRTGDFQQRPRVIAGREILFDNEGFLWDPEDWTEEVGRALALESGIDGIDDAQWSVIRFLRAYYAYHGRAPMNRDLKAGLGMSLMDLEALFPGGIRKGARRIAGLPNPRSCT, encoded by the coding sequence ATGAATTATCCTTCCGAGCCCGGCCAGAGAACAGGGGATTTTCAGCAGAGGCCTCGCGTTATTGCGGGGAGGGAGATTCTTTTTGATAATGAAGGGTTTCTGTGGGATCCCGAAGACTGGACGGAGGAGGTGGGCCGGGCCCTGGCATTGGAATCCGGCATCGACGGGATCGATGATGCGCAGTGGAGTGTCATCCGTTTCTTGCGCGCCTACTATGCCTATCACGGCCGTGCTCCCATGAACCGCGATCTGAAGGCGGGTCTCGGGATGAGTCTCATGGACCTCGAGGCCCTTTTCCCCGGAGGGATCCGCAAGGGTGCCCGACGGATAGCGGGCCTGCCCAATCCGAGATCATGCACATGA
- a CDS encoding molybdopterin-dependent oxidoreductase has protein sequence MNRVRVRINGVWRQFAAEPDRVLLDVLRDDLRLTGAKQSCDRKGQCGACTVIVNGRAVPSCLQKMIKLDGADVITVEGLGTPDNPHLIQEAYVLSGAIQCGFCTPGMIMATKALLDRNPDPDDAEIRKALERNLCRCTGYVKIIDAVKLAGRFIRGETTPDAVRPDPIGPKIGVSHPRPSAMLKACGLARFSADIRLEDPLELAVTRSSEHHARIVSVDTSEAAKMPGVVGVMTARDIKGTNRIKILLADQPILAEDKIHCLGDAIAIVAARTKKQALAAAAAVKIVYDPVPILSSPIEAMMDDAVRVHAEWPNLCFVQPQIKGDAGAALEGSATVVEADFSTHINHQAPLEPEATVAYMEGRGEDVQLVVVGRSINIHLHMADLQEALGYENVRYEEAFSGGNFGQKLAMTSEAISGAAALHFRRPVRYIPGLAESMIMSSKRHAFAMRVKLGCGADGRLTAFAIDFIVDNGAYQIIGMTVIKRALWMLSGSYNIPNVDALARLVYTNNPAGGAARGAGPPQVTFALECAMDMLAEKIGMDPLAFRRINSLLPGQSVSTGMVYEEWPFPELCDAIRPTYERARREAASMKKGPIKRGVGIASHAFGIGGPADIGRVVVELDPDNGLTIFAAVADPGEGNDSMLTQIASHLTGIPLGKVRLVTRDTDRTTGMGPAAGSRMTYMAGGSLVLAIEQLQKAMREAGADTCEGLRKAGKPTHYLGSKMAAGKEAILDPETGQGLSFESRVHAIQLAEVEVDTATGEVRVIRMTTAVDPGTVINPHNLEGQLHGGMDQGVGFALREEYIHGETKDWITFKFPTMKTAFDMDVIINETPRAKGPLGAVGIGEMTMVCTAPAVINAIYDACGVRIHDLPATPDKIRAGLARKTT, from the coding sequence ATGAACAGGGTGCGGGTGAGGATAAACGGGGTCTGGCGGCAGTTCGCGGCAGAGCCCGATCGTGTGCTTCTCGATGTGCTGAGGGATGATCTCCGGCTGACGGGGGCCAAGCAGTCCTGCGACCGGAAAGGGCAGTGCGGAGCGTGCACGGTCATCGTCAACGGAAGGGCGGTTCCGTCATGCCTGCAGAAGATGATAAAGCTTGACGGCGCCGATGTGATCACCGTGGAAGGCCTGGGCACCCCCGATAATCCCCACCTGATCCAGGAGGCCTATGTTCTTTCCGGGGCCATACAGTGCGGGTTCTGCACCCCCGGCATGATCATGGCCACGAAAGCCCTGCTGGACAGGAACCCCGACCCGGATGATGCCGAAATAAGGAAGGCACTGGAGCGCAATCTCTGCCGGTGCACGGGATACGTGAAGATAATCGACGCGGTGAAGCTTGCCGGCCGGTTCATTCGGGGAGAGACAACACCGGATGCGGTGAGGCCCGATCCGATTGGCCCGAAGATCGGGGTTTCCCATCCCCGTCCCTCAGCCATGCTGAAAGCGTGCGGGCTCGCTCGGTTTTCGGCCGACATCCGCCTTGAGGATCCCCTCGAACTGGCGGTTACGCGGAGCTCCGAGCACCATGCCCGGATCGTGTCCGTTGATACGTCAGAAGCCGCGAAAATGCCGGGGGTTGTCGGGGTTATGACCGCCCGGGACATAAAAGGGACGAACAGGATCAAGATCCTCCTTGCCGACCAGCCCATTCTGGCGGAAGACAAGATCCATTGCCTGGGAGACGCCATAGCGATCGTGGCCGCCCGCACCAAAAAGCAGGCCCTCGCCGCCGCCGCGGCCGTGAAGATCGTCTATGATCCCGTGCCCATTCTCAGTTCGCCGATAGAAGCGATGATGGACGACGCCGTCCGGGTCCATGCCGAATGGCCGAACCTCTGCTTCGTCCAGCCGCAGATAAAGGGCGATGCCGGGGCGGCGCTTGAAGGGTCCGCGACCGTCGTAGAGGCGGATTTCTCGACGCACATCAACCATCAGGCCCCCCTTGAGCCTGAAGCGACCGTCGCGTATATGGAAGGCCGGGGGGAGGACGTGCAGCTTGTCGTCGTCGGGCGAAGCATAAACATTCATCTCCACATGGCCGACCTGCAGGAGGCCCTCGGCTACGAGAACGTGCGATATGAGGAGGCGTTCTCGGGCGGGAACTTCGGGCAAAAGCTAGCAATGACCTCCGAGGCCATTTCGGGAGCGGCGGCCCTTCATTTCAGGCGTCCCGTGCGATACATCCCCGGCCTTGCGGAGTCGATGATCATGAGCAGCAAGCGACATGCTTTTGCGATGAGGGTCAAGCTAGGCTGCGGGGCGGATGGAAGACTGACCGCCTTCGCGATAGACTTCATCGTCGATAACGGGGCATACCAGATAATCGGCATGACCGTTATAAAACGAGCGCTATGGATGCTTTCCGGATCCTACAACATACCCAACGTCGATGCTCTGGCGCGGCTGGTGTATACCAATAATCCGGCAGGCGGCGCCGCCCGGGGAGCGGGGCCGCCGCAGGTCACCTTTGCGCTGGAGTGCGCCATGGACATGCTCGCCGAAAAGATCGGCATGGACCCTCTCGCGTTTCGGCGGATCAACTCCCTTCTGCCCGGACAGAGCGTCTCCACGGGAATGGTGTACGAGGAATGGCCCTTTCCGGAGCTCTGTGACGCCATCAGACCGACATACGAACGGGCAAGAAGAGAAGCGGCCTCCATGAAGAAGGGTCCGATAAAACGCGGCGTGGGCATAGCCTCCCATGCTTTCGGTATCGGAGGTCCCGCAGACATCGGCAGGGTCGTCGTTGAGCTTGATCCCGACAATGGTTTGACGATCTTCGCGGCCGTCGCGGATCCCGGCGAAGGCAACGATTCCATGCTCACCCAGATCGCTTCCCATCTCACCGGCATACCGCTCGGGAAGGTCCGCCTTGTCACCCGCGATACCGACCGCACGACGGGAATGGGTCCCGCGGCGGGAAGCAGGATGACATACATGGCCGGCGGCTCCCTCGTGCTCGCCATCGAACAGCTCCAGAAGGCGATGAGGGAGGCGGGTGCCGATACCTGTGAAGGGCTCAGGAAGGCCGGCAAGCCCACCCATTATCTGGGCTCCAAAATGGCTGCAGGCAAAGAGGCCATCCTCGATCCCGAAACCGGCCAGGGACTTTCCTTCGAATCCCGGGTCCATGCCATTCAACTGGCGGAGGTGGAGGTCGATACGGCCACCGGCGAGGTCCGGGTCATCAGGATGACGACAGCGGTCGATCCCGGTACGGTGATAAATCCCCACAACCTCGAAGGCCAGCTGCATGGCGGCATGGACCAGGGCGTGGGGTTTGCACTCAGAGAGGAATACATCCACGGTGAAACGAAGGATTGGATCACCTTCAAGTTCCCGACAATGAAGACCGCCTTCGACATGGATGTGATAATCAACGAGACCCCCCGGGCAAAGGGCCCCCTGGGAGCCGTGGGAATAGGAGAAATGACGATGGTCTGCACCGCGCCGGCGGTGATCAACGCCATATATGACGCGTGCGGTGTAAGGATCCATGATCTGCCTGCAACACCGGATAAGATAAGGGCAGGGCTGGCCCGGAAGACGACTTGA